The following are encoded together in the Mumia sp. Pv4-285 genome:
- a CDS encoding response regulator has protein sequence MAELNGHHDHADVADVATGDSAPRDVRVLVVDDDPLVRGGLVMMLDGASGIRVVGEGADGDEVMAAVDAHAPDVVLMDLRMPRMDGVAATRRVRARPRPPEVVVLTTFDADENVVAALRAGASGFLLKDTPPARIVEAVHRVMAGDPILSPRITRRLVDQTVSAAEVRVRARETLSSLTRREREVLVAIARGRSNAEVAAELFMSVATTKAHVSSLLAKLDAVNRTELALLAHDAGLD, from the coding sequence ATGGCCGAGCTGAACGGACACCACGACCACGCCGACGTCGCCGACGTCGCGACCGGCGACAGTGCGCCTCGCGACGTTCGCGTCCTCGTCGTCGACGACGACCCGCTCGTCCGGGGCGGTCTCGTGATGATGCTCGACGGCGCCTCCGGGATCCGCGTCGTGGGAGAGGGCGCCGACGGCGACGAGGTGATGGCTGCCGTTGACGCGCACGCCCCCGACGTCGTGCTCATGGACCTGCGCATGCCGCGGATGGACGGCGTCGCGGCGACCAGGCGGGTCCGCGCTCGCCCCCGGCCGCCTGAGGTCGTCGTGCTGACGACGTTCGACGCGGACGAGAACGTCGTCGCCGCGCTGCGTGCGGGCGCGAGCGGGTTCCTGCTCAAGGACACGCCGCCAGCCCGCATCGTCGAGGCCGTCCACCGCGTGATGGCTGGAGACCCGATCCTCTCTCCGCGCATCACGCGCCGCCTCGTCGATCAGACGGTGTCGGCGGCAGAAGTGCGGGTCCGTGCACGAGAGACGCTCTCGTCCCTCACTCGCCGCGAGCGGGAGGTGCTGGTCGCGATCGCCCGGGGTCGGTCCAACGCGGAGGTCGCGGCCGAGCTGTTCATGAGTGTGGCGACCACGAAGGCCCACGTGTCGAGCCTGCTCGCGAAGCTGGACGCCGTGAACCGCACGGAGCTGGCGCTCCTCGCGCACGACGCCGGGCTCGATTGA
- a CDS encoding methylenetetrahydrofolate reductase — translation MDVVGRLRERQGGFVLFALTPPRLKTAPERVAEIAETTMERLRPLGLDGLILYDIDDESSRNPSERPFPFTPTLDPAEYLAEYLAAWQTPVVVYRAVGKYGPDDLGLWLSSQDAARVMTVLVGAPSAGAAPTISLSQAQDLRRGVNPDLLLGGVAIPERHSRRSDEHLRLIAKQEAGCRFFVTQVVYGVNAAKNLVSDYTYQCAASGIDPVPIVFTFSVCGSMKTLEFLRWLGVDVPRWIENDLRHAGDTLGTSLEQAYSAAVELASYCRRLGVPFGINVESVSIRRVEIEASVELARRLVEHLRSGA, via the coding sequence GTGGATGTGGTCGGTCGCCTTCGTGAGCGCCAGGGCGGGTTCGTCCTGTTCGCGCTCACGCCTCCGAGGCTGAAGACGGCCCCGGAACGCGTCGCAGAGATCGCCGAGACCACCATGGAGCGCCTCCGTCCACTGGGGCTCGACGGGCTGATCCTGTACGACATCGACGACGAGAGCTCACGCAACCCGTCCGAGCGGCCGTTTCCGTTCACTCCCACCCTCGACCCAGCCGAGTACCTGGCCGAGTACCTGGCCGCGTGGCAGACGCCGGTCGTCGTCTACCGAGCGGTCGGTAAGTACGGACCTGACGACCTCGGGCTCTGGCTGTCCTCGCAGGACGCCGCGCGTGTCATGACCGTCCTGGTCGGCGCGCCGAGCGCCGGTGCTGCGCCTACGATCTCCCTCTCGCAAGCACAAGATCTGCGACGTGGCGTGAACCCTGATCTCCTGCTCGGTGGAGTGGCCATCCCCGAACGCCACAGCCGACGCAGCGACGAGCATCTTCGCCTGATCGCCAAGCAGGAAGCCGGCTGCCGGTTCTTCGTCACCCAGGTCGTGTACGGCGTCAACGCAGCCAAGAACCTGGTCTCCGACTACACGTACCAGTGCGCAGCGTCAGGCATCGACCCAGTCCCTATCGTGTTCACGTTCTCGGTCTGCGGGTCCATGAAGACTCTCGAGTTCCTCCGCTGGCTGGGCGTCGACGTTCCGAGGTGGATCGAGAACGACCTGCGTCACGCGGGCGACACGCTCGGAACCTCGCTGGAGCAGGCGTACTCCGCAGCGGTAGAGCTCGCTTCGTACTGCAGGCGCCTGGGAGTCCCCTTCGGCATCAATGTGGAGAGCGTCTCGATCCGTCGAGTCGAGATCGAGGCATCGGTCGAGCTCGCGCGGCGCCTCGTCGAGCATCTCCGTAGCGGGGCATGA
- a CDS encoding alpha/beta fold hydrolase, which produces MATQIVLVPGFWLGAWAWDDVAPLLVDRGYAVAPLTLPGLESSDSDRGEVTLDDHADSIAATLDRTAERRVLVVHSGAALPGTMVIDRHPDLVDHVVFVDTAPVRDGFAMDPEMARPEYPLEAAWEGEMAEGSMRDLDDEQLEAFRRRAVPQPGRTVSGQVHLSNPARVAVPGTVVCTAFPSADYRSYAEQGAGFLAGLLDHTGLTYVDLPTGHWPMWSRPAELADIIDQAARNVQLR; this is translated from the coding sequence ATGGCCACTCAGATCGTTCTCGTACCTGGCTTCTGGCTCGGCGCCTGGGCGTGGGATGACGTTGCGCCCCTGCTGGTCGACCGCGGGTACGCCGTCGCCCCTCTGACCCTGCCCGGGCTCGAGTCGAGTGATTCCGACCGCGGTGAGGTCACCCTGGACGACCACGCGGACAGCATCGCCGCCACGCTCGACCGTACGGCCGAGCGGCGGGTGCTCGTCGTCCACAGCGGCGCCGCGCTGCCGGGCACCATGGTGATCGACCGACACCCCGACCTCGTCGACCACGTGGTGTTCGTCGACACGGCCCCGGTGCGGGACGGCTTCGCCATGGATCCGGAGATGGCGCGCCCCGAGTACCCGCTGGAGGCGGCGTGGGAGGGAGAGATGGCTGAGGGCAGCATGCGCGACCTCGACGACGAGCAGCTGGAGGCGTTCCGGCGCCGCGCCGTGCCGCAGCCGGGCCGCACCGTCAGCGGCCAGGTGCACCTGTCGAACCCGGCTCGGGTCGCCGTGCCCGGTACCGTGGTGTGCACCGCGTTCCCGTCCGCGGACTACCGCTCCTACGCCGAGCAGGGTGCGGGCTTCCTCGCTGGGCTGCTGGACCACACCGGACTCACGTACGTCGACCTGCCCACCGGGCACTGGCCGATGTGGTCGCGGCCGGCCGAGCTCGCCGACATCATCGACCAAGCCGCACGCAACGTGCAGCTTCGCTAG
- a CDS encoding MFS transporter: protein MSTGPAEGSEGDGSGSRRLMLLLAAAMFVLVVDTSLMNVSISAVITDLDTTASGVQSAIALEALVSAAFILINSKVGDLIGRKRAYVLGLLAYAAGALAMTLAQSLTAIVIFWAIIGGLGASLLLPAMQSLIHGNFSGAAQKQAYALVGAAAAIAAAVGPLLGGFVTTYLSWRVGFALEVVIIGVVLAQIGLVRDVPYTGSRQVDVVGAVLSVLGMGGVVLGILVWQEGGEFVGLLMGIGAVALVLLARWLRRRKREQRVPLLDPDLFRHPNFTAGVSGQMLQQITLGGAMIALPLFFQMTLEYDALEAGLSLAPLSLTMFVAAMVAGRQAGKRRPAAIIRSGFLLASVGIGVIIPFVPRVDSGWYLVIPLAIVGCGLGLLVSQLNNYTLAPVEEERVSEAAGVNSAAGSFGLSFGLAMAGGLMLAALSVSFTQMTASSEVIPEPEQQQIASALEHDAEVMSDTALAEQITGQPPAVEAEVVAINNDARNLALQIALLVPLLAALVGLGNSFRMLRLPDQKPSSSLDGMDLG, encoded by the coding sequence ATGAGCACCGGTCCAGCGGAAGGTTCGGAGGGCGACGGCTCCGGGAGTCGCCGGCTGATGCTGCTGCTTGCCGCGGCGATGTTCGTCCTGGTGGTCGACACCTCGCTCATGAACGTGTCGATCTCCGCGGTCATCACGGACCTCGACACGACGGCCAGCGGCGTCCAGTCGGCCATCGCGCTCGAGGCGCTGGTGTCGGCAGCGTTCATCCTGATCAACAGCAAGGTCGGCGACCTCATCGGTCGCAAGCGGGCCTATGTCCTCGGTCTGCTGGCGTACGCCGCCGGTGCTCTCGCCATGACGCTCGCGCAGAGCCTCACGGCGATCGTCATCTTCTGGGCGATCATCGGCGGGCTCGGGGCATCCCTGCTGCTGCCGGCGATGCAGTCGCTGATCCACGGCAACTTCTCGGGCGCTGCCCAGAAGCAGGCGTACGCGCTGGTCGGCGCGGCGGCCGCCATCGCCGCCGCAGTGGGTCCGCTGCTGGGTGGCTTCGTCACCACCTACCTGTCCTGGCGCGTCGGGTTCGCGCTTGAGGTGGTCATCATCGGCGTCGTCCTGGCCCAGATCGGACTCGTCCGCGACGTCCCGTACACCGGCTCGCGACAGGTCGACGTGGTCGGCGCCGTCCTGTCCGTGCTCGGCATGGGCGGTGTGGTGCTCGGGATCCTGGTGTGGCAGGAGGGCGGCGAGTTCGTCGGCCTGCTCATGGGTATCGGCGCCGTTGCGCTGGTGCTGCTGGCCCGGTGGCTCCGCCGGCGCAAGCGTGAGCAACGCGTCCCGCTGCTGGATCCGGATCTCTTCCGGCACCCGAACTTCACCGCGGGCGTCTCGGGCCAGATGCTGCAGCAGATCACGCTGGGCGGGGCGATGATCGCGCTACCGCTCTTCTTCCAGATGACGCTCGAGTACGACGCCCTGGAGGCCGGGCTGTCGCTGGCTCCTCTGTCGTTGACCATGTTCGTGGCGGCCATGGTGGCCGGCAGACAGGCCGGGAAACGGCGCCCGGCCGCGATCATCCGCTCCGGTTTCCTCCTTGCCAGCGTCGGCATCGGAGTCATCATCCCGTTCGTCCCGCGGGTGGACAGCGGCTGGTACCTGGTGATCCCTCTCGCCATCGTCGGCTGCGGACTCGGACTGCTGGTGTCGCAGCTGAACAACTACACCCTCGCGCCGGTGGAGGAGGAGCGTGTCAGCGAGGCGGCCGGCGTCAACTCGGCGGCCGGCTCCTTCGGGCTGTCGTTCGGCCTCGCCATGGCCGGGGGACTCATGCTCGCCGCACTGTCGGTCAGCTTCACCCAGATGACCGCGAGCAGCGAGGTCATACCGGAACCAGAGCAGCAGCAGATCGCCTCCGCCCTGGAGCACGATGCCGAGGTCATGAGCGACACCGCGCTCGCCGAACAGATCACCGGCCAGCCCCCAGCGGTGGAGGCGGAGGTCGTGGCCATCAACAACGATGCCCGCAACCTCGCGCTGCAGATCGCCCTGCTGGTGCCGTTGCTGGCCGCCCTCGTCGGACTCGGCAACTCCTTCCGCATGCTTCGCCTGCCCGATCAGAAACCGTCGTCCTCGCTCGACGGGATGGACCTCGGCTGA
- the arsB gene encoding ACR3 family arsenite efflux transporter: protein MSIQTPPAPSATRRLSMLDRWLPLWIGLAMVVGLILGRGVPGLSDVLSALEVGGISVPIALGLLVMMYPVLAKVRYDKVAVVTGDKRLLASSLVLNWLVGPALMFALAWIFLADLPEYRTGLIIVGLARCIAMVVIWNDLACGDREAAAVLVAVNSVFQVVAFSLLGWFYLTVLPEWLGLDTQGLDVSVGQIALNVLVFLGVPLVAGFASRWIAERRKGRDWYEERFLPRVGPWALYGLLFTIVLLFALQGEAVTSNPWDVVRIALPLLVYFAVMWGAGMVAGKAYGMGYARSTTLAFTAAGNNFELAIAVAIGTFGAASGQALAGVVGPLIEVPVLVGLVYVSLWLGRRWFHVDPYATTASPVAEAVTR, encoded by the coding sequence ATGTCGATACAGACGCCGCCGGCCCCGTCGGCGACTCGCCGGCTCTCCATGCTGGATCGCTGGCTCCCGCTGTGGATCGGCCTGGCGATGGTCGTCGGGTTGATCCTCGGGCGAGGTGTGCCCGGTCTCTCCGACGTGCTGTCGGCGCTCGAGGTCGGCGGCATCTCGGTGCCGATCGCCCTCGGGCTCTTGGTAATGATGTATCCGGTTCTGGCGAAGGTGCGCTACGACAAGGTCGCGGTGGTGACCGGTGACAAGCGGCTTCTCGCGAGCTCGCTGGTCCTGAACTGGCTCGTCGGGCCGGCGCTGATGTTCGCGCTCGCCTGGATCTTCCTCGCCGACCTTCCCGAGTACCGGACCGGGCTGATCATCGTCGGACTGGCACGCTGCATCGCGATGGTGGTGATCTGGAACGACCTCGCGTGCGGCGACCGCGAAGCAGCCGCCGTTCTGGTCGCCGTCAACTCCGTCTTCCAGGTGGTGGCGTTCTCCCTCCTCGGCTGGTTCTACCTGACCGTGCTGCCCGAGTGGCTCGGTCTCGACACGCAGGGCCTCGACGTCTCGGTCGGTCAGATCGCGCTCAACGTCCTGGTGTTCCTCGGGGTGCCGCTCGTCGCCGGCTTCGCCTCACGCTGGATCGCCGAGCGTCGCAAGGGGCGCGACTGGTACGAGGAGCGGTTCCTGCCGCGGGTCGGCCCGTGGGCGTTGTACGGGTTGCTGTTCACGATCGTGCTGCTCTTCGCGCTGCAGGGCGAGGCGGTGACGTCGAACCCGTGGGACGTGGTCCGGATCGCGCTTCCGCTGCTCGTCTACTTCGCGGTGATGTGGGGGGCGGGGATGGTGGCCGGGAAGGCGTACGGCATGGGCTACGCGCGGTCGACCACCCTGGCGTTCACGGCGGCCGGCAACAACTTCGAGCTCGCGATCGCGGTCGCGATCGGCACCTTCGGAGCCGCTTCGGGGCAGGCGCTCGCGGGCGTCGTCGGTCCGCTGATCGAGGTGCCGGTCCTGGTCGGCCTCGTGTACGTCTCGCTGTGGCTGGGACGTCGCTGGTTCCACGTCGACCCCTACGCGACCACCGCGTCGCCCGTCGCCGAGGCGGTCACGCGATGA
- a CDS encoding metalloregulator ArsR/SmtB family transcription factor, whose product MTTSHAIGSEVAVTLATTLKALAEPLRLRMLSAIASSPTGESCVCDLADLAAVSQPTVSHHLKVLKDVGVLVSERRGTWVWYRVADPFKPAVTTLLDSFAPAAIQRLHLPAHRELEDVDAVLARRAGELADSYPTVDASLVLSTVRESYTALARAASVTPHLVALTERFSRQRLDDVQRDRETARPQVLFVCVANAGRSQLAAALVRAYAGDRVVVRSAGSTPGAEVHPGVTEMLDALAPGAGAAFPKPLTDDAVRAADVVVTMGCGDVCPVIPGVRYEEWLVGDPALASPDGLAAISGEIDHRVRALLSDLVPDLTLPASKELPDA is encoded by the coding sequence ATGACCACGTCGCACGCGATCGGCAGCGAGGTCGCCGTCACCCTGGCCACCACGCTGAAGGCGCTCGCGGAGCCGTTGCGTCTGCGGATGCTGTCGGCGATCGCGTCCAGTCCGACAGGGGAGTCGTGCGTGTGCGATCTGGCCGACCTCGCCGCGGTCTCTCAACCGACCGTTTCGCACCACCTGAAGGTGTTGAAGGACGTCGGTGTCCTCGTGTCGGAGCGTCGCGGCACGTGGGTCTGGTACCGGGTGGCCGACCCCTTCAAGCCTGCCGTCACCACGCTCCTCGACTCGTTCGCGCCCGCCGCGATCCAGCGCCTCCACCTGCCTGCGCACCGTGAGCTCGAGGACGTCGATGCCGTCCTGGCGAGGCGCGCCGGCGAGCTCGCTGACTCGTACCCGACGGTCGATGCGTCCCTGGTGCTGTCGACGGTTCGCGAGTCGTACACGGCACTCGCTCGTGCCGCGTCGGTGACGCCGCACCTGGTGGCGCTGACCGAGCGGTTCTCTCGCCAACGCCTCGACGACGTGCAGCGGGATCGCGAGACCGCGCGCCCGCAGGTCTTGTTCGTGTGCGTCGCCAACGCCGGTCGATCACAGCTCGCCGCCGCTCTCGTCCGCGCGTATGCGGGCGATCGGGTCGTCGTACGGTCGGCGGGTTCCACGCCCGGGGCCGAGGTCCACCCGGGCGTGACGGAGATGCTCGACGCGCTCGCCCCCGGGGCGGGAGCCGCCTTCCCGAAGCCGCTGACCGACGATGCCGTCCGCGCCGCCGACGTCGTCGTGACGATGGGGTGCGGCGACGTCTGTCCTGTCATCCCCGGCGTCCGCTACGAGGAGTGGCTGGTCGGGGATCCCGCGCTCGCCTCACCGGACGGGCTGGCCGCGATCAGTGGAGAGATCGATCACCGCGTCCGCGCTCTTCTGTCCGACCTCGTTCCCGACCTGACCTTGCCCGCCTCGAAGGAGCTGCCCGATGCCTGA
- a CDS encoding arsenate reductase ArsC — protein sequence MPESRPQVLFVCVHNAGRSQMAAGFLADLAGDAVEVRSAGSMPAEQINPIAVQAMAEVGIDLRSEVPKVLTDQAVEESDVVITMGCGDTCPYFPGKRYEDWKLDDPAGQGIDAVRPIRDGIRNRVRLLLDELGVDPVGPAHP from the coding sequence ATGCCTGAGTCACGCCCACAGGTGCTGTTCGTCTGCGTGCACAACGCCGGCCGCTCGCAGATGGCCGCGGGCTTCCTTGCCGACTTGGCCGGCGACGCGGTGGAGGTCCGGTCCGCCGGATCGATGCCGGCCGAGCAGATCAACCCGATCGCCGTCCAGGCGATGGCGGAGGTCGGCATCGACCTCCGCAGCGAAGTGCCGAAGGTCCTCACCGATCAGGCGGTCGAGGAGTCCGACGTCGTGATCACCATGGGATGCGGTGACACGTGTCCCTACTTCCCGGGCAAGCGCTACGAGGACTGGAAGCTCGACGACCCGGCGGGTCAGGGGATCGACGCCGTCCGCCCGATCCGCGACGGGATCCGCAACCGCGTACGCCTCCTGCTCGACGAGCTCGGTGTCGATCCCGTCGGACCCGCTCACCCCTGA
- a CDS encoding FAD-dependent oxidoreductase, which yields MSDIARESLPTLVIGAGPVGLAAAAHLLERGLEPVVVEAGEQVGSAMASWGHIRLFSPWRYDIDPAAQRLLEATGWTAPDLDGLPTGGELVDDYLAPLAATPELAGRIRTSTRVLGVSRLTPDKTRTLGRERHGYRVRTLKADGTVEDLLARAVIDASGTYEESNPLGVGGLQALGETDATDFVTGPLPDALGKERARFAGRHTLVVGMGHSAANTLLSLVTLAEDEPGTEITWAIRSGSPRRLYGGGTDDELPARGLLGTRLKEAVDSGRVQLLTFVEIDQLRSDERGVRILGRSRDAALDLPVDAIVNATGFRPDLDMLREVRLALDPALECPAGIAEMIDPNFHSCGTVPPHGEKLLSHPDDGFYIVGMKSYGRAPTFLMATGYEQVRSIAAALAGDRAAADAVELNLPETGVCSSDLALDADGNEVAVACCGTAPSEPELLTLKVGTPVGVGFATGVEHGRSGDTGGCCG from the coding sequence ATGAGCGACATCGCACGAGAGAGTCTTCCGACCCTCGTCATCGGGGCGGGGCCCGTCGGGCTCGCTGCGGCGGCCCACCTGCTCGAGCGAGGGCTCGAGCCGGTCGTCGTCGAGGCGGGCGAACAGGTCGGCTCGGCGATGGCGTCCTGGGGCCACATCCGACTCTTCTCGCCCTGGCGGTACGACATCGACCCTGCCGCGCAGCGGCTGCTCGAGGCGACGGGCTGGACCGCACCGGACCTCGACGGCCTGCCCACCGGCGGCGAGCTGGTCGACGACTATCTCGCCCCGCTGGCCGCGACTCCTGAGCTCGCGGGACGGATCCGCACGAGCACGCGCGTTCTCGGCGTCTCCCGCCTCACCCCTGACAAGACCCGCACCCTCGGCCGCGAGCGCCACGGTTACCGCGTCCGCACCCTCAAGGCAGACGGCACGGTCGAAGACCTGCTCGCGCGTGCGGTCATCGACGCCTCGGGCACCTACGAGGAATCCAATCCGCTCGGCGTCGGAGGGCTCCAGGCACTCGGAGAGACCGACGCGACGGACTTCGTCACCGGGCCGCTCCCCGACGCGCTGGGCAAGGAACGCGCCCGCTTCGCCGGGCGCCACACGCTCGTGGTCGGCATGGGGCACTCCGCAGCCAACACTCTCCTCAGCCTCGTGACGCTCGCCGAGGACGAGCCTGGCACCGAGATCACCTGGGCGATCCGCAGCGGCTCGCCGCGACGCCTGTACGGTGGCGGCACCGACGACGAGCTCCCCGCACGCGGGCTGCTCGGGACCCGCCTCAAAGAGGCCGTCGACTCGGGTCGCGTCCAGCTGCTCACCTTCGTCGAGATCGACCAGCTCCGGTCCGACGAGCGGGGCGTGCGGATCCTCGGCCGTTCCCGCGACGCAGCACTCGACCTGCCCGTCGACGCGATCGTGAACGCCACCGGCTTCCGTCCCGACCTCGACATGCTCCGCGAGGTCCGGCTCGCCCTGGACCCGGCGCTCGAGTGCCCGGCAGGCATCGCCGAGATGATCGACCCGAACTTCCACTCGTGCGGCACGGTGCCGCCGCACGGCGAGAAGCTGCTGAGTCACCCCGACGACGGCTTCTACATCGTCGGCATGAAGTCGTACGGCCGCGCACCCACGTTCCTGATGGCGACGGGCTACGAGCAGGTCCGCTCGATCGCGGCCGCGCTGGCGGGCGACCGAGCAGCCGCTGACGCAGTCGAGCTCAACCTGCCGGAGACCGGAGTCTGCTCGTCCGACCTGGCCCTCGACGCGGACGGCAACGAGGTCGCGGTCGCCTGCTGCGGCACCGCACCGTCCGAGCCCGAGCTGCTCACCCTCAAGGTCGGCACTCCCGTCGGGGTCGGCTTCGCCACCGGTGTCGAGCACGGCCGGTCCGGCGACACCGGCGGCTGCTGCGGCTGA
- a CDS encoding metalloregulator ArsR/SmtB family transcription factor — protein sequence MSATISLAITPTAGACCAPLARSAVDLDTARDLALRFKALADPARVQLLSIVAAHAGAEACVCDLTEPVGLSQPTVSHHLKILVDAGLLRREKRGRWSYYSLVPGALSDLGAALDETAAPS from the coding sequence ATGAGCGCCACGATCTCTCTCGCGATCACTCCGACGGCCGGTGCCTGCTGCGCACCCCTCGCCCGGTCGGCAGTCGACCTCGACACCGCTCGCGACCTCGCGCTGAGGTTCAAAGCACTGGCCGACCCCGCTCGGGTGCAGCTGCTCTCGATCGTGGCAGCGCACGCCGGCGCAGAGGCGTGCGTGTGCGACCTGACCGAGCCGGTCGGGCTGAGCCAGCCGACCGTCAGCCACCACCTCAAGATCCTGGTCGACGCCGGCCTGCTCAGGCGCGAGAAGCGGGGCCGCTGGTCGTACTACTCGCTCGTGCCGGGCGCGCTGTCCGACCTCGGTGCCGCCCTCGACGAGACGGCCGCGCCGAGCTGA
- a CDS encoding MFS transporter, which yields MTGQAVDDRALQGGALRRVTAVLCVTEIVSWGVLYYAFPVVLSELVADTGWPRSAVVAAFSVSQVVAGLVGVAVGRSIDRRGPRWVMTAGSGLGVVAVVGVASAPSLPWFVAAWLVVGVACSATLYAPAFAALTHWGGAARVKALTAVTLVAGLASTVFAPLTAVLLGSQGWRWTYGVLAAVLLVTVPLHWWGLRQPWPEVGQPARAATDPDGPPVWRSGAFIALTAAICLAAAAIYAGVVNLVPMLIERGLSTESAAIVLGIGGVGQVCGRLGYRRLEEATGVRTRTILVLASVAATTLLLAVVPGPYALLAVVSFLAGTARGVCTLIQATAVTDRWGVHRYGALNGVLSAPLMFAVAISPWLGALLAEALGGYPAAFLVLAGVAAAATLLAPLTMPRRPLLA from the coding sequence ATGACGGGGCAGGCGGTCGACGACAGGGCGCTGCAGGGTGGCGCGCTCCGACGAGTCACGGCCGTCCTCTGCGTGACGGAGATCGTGAGCTGGGGAGTCCTCTACTACGCCTTCCCGGTCGTCCTGTCGGAGCTGGTCGCTGACACCGGGTGGCCGAGGAGCGCCGTCGTCGCCGCCTTCTCCGTGAGCCAGGTGGTGGCCGGTCTGGTCGGCGTCGCCGTCGGTCGCAGCATCGATCGCCGCGGTCCACGGTGGGTCATGACGGCGGGCTCTGGGCTCGGCGTGGTCGCGGTCGTCGGGGTCGCGTCAGCCCCGAGCCTGCCGTGGTTCGTCGCCGCGTGGCTCGTCGTCGGCGTTGCGTGCTCCGCGACGCTCTACGCTCCGGCCTTCGCGGCGCTGACGCACTGGGGCGGCGCGGCACGAGTGAAAGCCCTGACGGCGGTGACGCTGGTGGCCGGCCTGGCGAGCACGGTCTTCGCTCCTCTGACGGCGGTCCTGCTGGGTTCCCAGGGATGGCGCTGGACGTACGGGGTGCTCGCGGCCGTCCTCCTGGTCACCGTTCCGCTGCACTGGTGGGGCCTGCGGCAGCCGTGGCCGGAGGTCGGGCAACCGGCGCGCGCTGCCACCGACCCCGACGGTCCGCCCGTGTGGAGGTCGGGCGCGTTCATCGCGCTGACGGCGGCGATCTGTCTGGCGGCTGCCGCCATCTACGCGGGGGTGGTGAACCTCGTCCCGATGCTGATCGAGCGCGGTCTCAGCACAGAGTCGGCCGCGATCGTGCTGGGCATCGGAGGCGTGGGTCAGGTCTGCGGACGGTTGGGCTACCGCCGCCTCGAGGAGGCGACCGGCGTGCGAACCAGGACGATCCTCGTACTCGCGTCCGTGGCCGCGACGACCCTCCTCCTCGCGGTCGTCCCAGGGCCGTACGCGCTGCTGGCGGTCGTCTCCTTCCTCGCCGGAACCGCACGAGGAGTGTGCACCCTGATCCAGGCGACGGCGGTGACCGACCGGTGGGGTGTGCACCGGTACGGGGCCCTCAACGGGGTGCTCTCAGCGCCGCTGATGTTCGCCGTGGCCATCTCACCGTGGCTCGGGGCGCTCCTTGCCGAGGCGCTGGGTGGATATCCCGCAGCATTCCTCGTCCTCGCCGGGGTGGCGGCCGCTGCGACGCTGCTCGCGCCGCTGACGATGCCGCGCCGCCCGCTCCTGGCCTGA
- a CDS encoding dihydrofolate reductase family protein: MRKLVVIEFLTVDGVMQGLGSPDEDTDGGFVHGGWGAPYADAIHEAVAAGGPSQTTAYLFGRRTYEKMAAFWPFQPEDNPMARQLNRTPKYVATRTLTHLEWDGAEVLDGELEQAVVALKSSGDGDIAVLGSGALVHELMLLDLVDQVRLFVHPLLLGTGKRLFRDLPAPRPLRVTASGTTSRGTLVLGYDVLQAQ, translated from the coding sequence ATGCGAAAACTGGTCGTCATCGAGTTCCTGACCGTCGACGGTGTCATGCAGGGTCTGGGGTCCCCGGACGAGGACACCGACGGCGGCTTCGTCCACGGGGGATGGGGAGCGCCCTACGCCGATGCCATCCACGAGGCCGTCGCCGCCGGCGGCCCGAGCCAGACCACCGCCTACCTCTTCGGACGGCGAACCTACGAGAAGATGGCGGCGTTCTGGCCGTTCCAGCCTGAGGACAACCCCATGGCGCGCCAGCTGAACCGGACACCGAAGTACGTCGCGACGCGCACCCTGACCCACCTCGAATGGGACGGCGCCGAGGTCCTCGACGGAGAGCTCGAGCAGGCTGTCGTCGCGCTCAAGTCCAGCGGCGACGGTGACATCGCCGTACTCGGCAGCGGCGCGCTCGTGCACGAGCTGATGCTCCTCGACCTCGTCGACCAGGTCCGCCTGTTCGTGCATCCCCTGCTCCTCGGCACCGGCAAGCGACTGTTCCGGGACCTTCCGGCGCCCCGGCCCCTCAGAGTCACCGCGTCGGGAACGACCAGCCGCGGCACCTTGGTGCTCGGGTACGACGTCCTGCAGGCGCAGTAG